The following proteins are encoded in a genomic region of Pyrus communis chromosome 11, drPyrComm1.1, whole genome shotgun sequence:
- the LOC137709009 gene encoding uncharacterized protein, whose protein sequence is MAADNRTIKELSASGLDNALPLCIQYPTAAEGKTEEFELKSSLLHHIPKFHGLSMEDPNKHLKEFEVVCSSMTPVNVDESILKMKAFPFSLMDKAKDWLYELAPGTVTSWESMKRAFLEKFFPTSRVILLRKKISGIQQNHGETFPAYYERFKGLVASCPQHQMKEELLLQYFYEGLLPIERQMVDASAGGALVDKTPRDAKINLPNVPFPRRFMQEKKEESEKDILETFRKVQVNIPLLDAIKQVPKYAKFLKDLCNTKRRRANKEVVKVSENVSAVLQRKLPTKCKDPGSFTIPCVIGHNRFEHAMLDLGASINVMPYSIYASMNLGELKQDGVIIQLADRSNAYPKGVLEDVLVQVNHLIFPADFYVLDMEDSAHSTSLPILLGRPFMKTARTKIDVYKGTLTMEFDGEVIDFNISETMRYPVDDHSCFSIDVIDS, encoded by the exons atggcagcagataatagaaccatcaaggagctttcggcctcgggtttggataatgcattgcctctttgtatccaataccccacggctgcagaggggaagactgaggaatttgaactcaaatccagtttgttacaccatattccgaagttccatggcttgtctatggaagaccccaacaaacacttgaaggagttcgaggtggtttgttcgagcatgacccccgtcaatgtggatgagagtatattgaagatgaaggcctttccattttcacttatggacaaggccaaagattggctctacgaactagccccgggaactgtgacttcgtgggagagtatgaagcgtgctttcttggagaaattcttccctacttcgagagtgattctcctacggaagaaaattagtggtattcaacagaatcatggtgagacattcccggcttattatgagcgcttcaagggccttgtagcttcatgtcctcaacatcaaatgaaggaggaacttctccttcaatatttctatgagggcctccttcctatcgaacgtcaaatggttgatgcttcagcgggaggagcattggtggacaaaacaccaagggatgccaagatt aatctgcccaatgtaccttttcctcgcaggttcatgcaagaaaaaaaggaagaaagcgagaaggacattcttgaaacgttccggaaggtgcaagtgaacataccgcttctcgatgcaatcaaacaggttccaaagtatgctaaattcctcaaggacctatgcaatacaaagagaagaagggcaaacaaagaggtagtgaaggtaagcgagaatgtgtccgctgttttgcaacgtaaactgcctaccaagtgcaaagaccccggtagtttcacgattccttgtgtaattggacataatcgttttgaacatgccatgcttgatttaggtgcatccataaatgtcatgccttattctatttatgcatctatgaatttgggtgaattaaaacaagatggtgtaattatacaattggctgatcgttctaacgcgtatccaaaaggagttttggaggatgtgcttgtgcaggtgaaccatttaatttttccggctgatttctacgtcctagacatggaggattcagcccattctacatctttgccgattctccttggtaggccattcatgaagacggcccgaacgaagattgatgtatacaaaggcaccttgacaatggaattcgatggggaagtgattgattttaatatttctgaaactatgagatatcccgttgatgaccattcttgtttttccattgatgttatcgattct